The following DNA comes from Clupea harengus chromosome 9, Ch_v2.0.2, whole genome shotgun sequence.
TGTTGTATGATGGAAGAACTAACGAATTTGATCCTGTTATAAAATATGGTCAAGCTAAGCAAAATGACAATCAAGTCTAGATAAGCTTCTTGTAACGAATATCACAAAAATGGCAAATGCTGAAATCAACCCGGTCTGGATGACAGTAACGTTGGGGTCCGACCATGTGAAACCCTCTCAACACTGATATGTGATACTCGCAGAGGAGCTGGGTTTCATGGGAATGGTTCTGGACTCTGGTACTCTATGGGTCAGGATTAGGTCCCTGGTGCCCCCCCTCGGGTCGGTTCTGACAGAGCCACTCAGTACAGTAACTCTTCtcatgtccctctgtgtgtgtgtgtgtgcgcgtgggctTAACATGAGGCCAATAGCCGACGGCCAGCAATCAGACACCCTGGAATGAGTTTCTCTCCGTTTTCCTTGTGCAAACACTTAAATGCCGACATTCATTCATCGCGGAAAACCAAGCACGCTCCAATATCAAACTGGCCAAAAGAGTGGAGATCTGGGAATGCTTATGTAAGGAGCAGTGAGGGCCAGGGAGATTGGGAATGAGTGAATTCGTCTTAGAACAAAGAATACAGAAATGttacaaacaataaaaaaacagtaACTCAGAAAACCTTTTTTGTCCCCCCCCTCGTGGTAAAGCTATGGTTGGAAAGCCCTTGAAAAAAACTGCTAAGACTTCATGGAAGACGTTTAGCGATCACAGTCTTTAAAAGTTCCTGTAATCTGAAGATTCACTTTctgtacttctctctctctctctcacacacacacacactaaaaggaTGCATCCAGCCAATCAAAAGCTCGTCTCATTCATGTGCGGTTTAGGGGTGGTTGCCGGGGGCGACACTAGGCTGTCAGAGGCGGGGCTGGTGGCATCACTGGGCGGGGCCTCTGTGCTGGGGGAGGGGCCGGGGCCGGGTTGGCGCAGGGGGGAGACGGGGGTCTGGGAGCGAGTCGGACTGAGGGCGGGGCCGGGGGCGGGGCCTGATCCAGACGAGACGATCGACGGCGACCTCCTCATAGAGGctcctgaggaagaggatgatgcGGATGACGAAGGCCCCACTGCTGCTGCCGGAGAcggagggtgtgggtgtggaggaggaggatgagagggggaTGAACAGGGGAGGGCAGGTGGCGACCGGAGCCCCAGACGCGCCTCCAGCTCACTGGACACGGCCAAGCTGCGCCTGCCCGCCACCACCGCgtccacacacacgcccatgccCGCGGCCTCCGCGCCCTTGGCCCTCTCCTGGCAGCGCTCGGCGAAGCTGCCCCGCCGCAGGGCGTCGTTGGGGCcgcgggaggggagggggctgcCCCCCCCCACGCTGCTGCCGCTCAGAGACGCCTGGCTCAGACCCAGAGCCTGGCCCTGCCCCTGGGGGGGGCGGCAGAAGGGCACCAGGGGGGCGGGGGCCTGGCGGGGGAGGCTGCCCGTCAGAGAAGCAGCGACTCCTCGCAGGAGAACCCCACGCTCACTGGCCTGGGACACCAGactgatggagaggaggagaggagaggagaggagaggagggaaagatggagtCAGGCGAGGCAGCACACAAGATACAGAAATAGCCCCCTCTGCTGGTCACACAGCGTCAGTACAGAAATAGCCCCCTCTGCTGGTCACACAGTGTCAGTACAGAAATAGCCCCCTCTGCTGGTCACACAGCGTTAGACTAAATCTACTCAGTGCGACTCAACTGAGAGAACATTAACTGAAAGAACGATTGTGAATGTTATGGTGTGCGTGAAATATACACTGAtacgtgtacgtgtgagtgtgtattataACCTGCAACAGGTAAATTATAATTAAATATACActgatgcgtgtatgtgtgagtgtgtattataACTTGCAACAGGTATATTATAATTAATTATACACTGAtgcgtgtacgtgtgagtgtgtattataACCTGCAACAGGTATATTATAATTAAATATacactgatgtgtgtatgtgtgagtgtgtattataACCTGCAACAGGTATATTATAATTAAATATacactgatgtgtgtatgtgtgagtgtgtattataACCTTCAACAGGTATATTATAATTAAATATACActgatgcatgtatgtgtattataACTTGCAACaggtatattataaataaatatacactgatgcgtgtatgtgtgagtgtgtattataACTTGCAACAGGTATATTATAATTAAATATACActggtgcgtgtatgtgtgagtgtgtattataACTTGCAACAGGCATATTATAATTAAATAtacactgatgtgtgtttgtgtgagtgggaTGGCGGGtaagattatgtgtgtgtacgtgtgtgtgtgtgtgtcggtgggaCGGCGGgtacgattgtgtgtgtgtgtgtgtgtgtgtgtgtgtgttataaccATACCTGCAGGTAGATGTGCGTGGTgtactggagtgtgtgagagaggcagctGGACTCATGTCAGGCGTGCGGGTCAAGGCCAGGTCACACTGATCCAGCAACTCAAGCAACTCCTCCTCCGTAGGCCCGCCCAgcgctgcaaacacacacacacacacacacacacactaatcagatCAATCAAACCCTTCCAACACCTGCTGATCTCCTTCACCCTTGTTCTGCATTTACACAtatgacaggcagacaggtgaCAGCTGAAGTCTAGACAGTGGGGCACACAATATGCTCCAGAGTTAAACACACGTGTACAATATGCTCCAGCGTTAAACACACGTGTGCAATATGCTCCAGagttaaacacacatgcacaatacaatatgctccacagttaaacacacatgtacaatatGCTCTAGAGTTAAACACACGTGTACAATATGCTCCAGAgttaaacacacatgtacaatatGCTCCAGAGTTAAACACACGTGTACAATATGCTCCAGAGTTAAACACACGTGTGCAATATGGTCTAGAGTTAATCACATGTGTACAATATGCTCCAGagttaaacacacatgcacaatatgCTCCAGAGTTAAACACACGTGTGCAATATGCTCCAGAGTTAAACACACGTGTGCAATATGCTCCAGAGTTAAACACACGTGTGCAATATGCTCCAGAGTTAAACACACCTCTACAATATGCTCCAGAGTTAAACACACGTGTACAATATGCTCCAGAGTTAAACACACGTGTACAATATGCTCCAGAgttaaacacacatgtacaatatGCTCCAGAGTTAAACACACGTGTACAATATGCTCCAGAgttaaacacacatgtacaatatGCTCCAGAGTTAAACACACGTGTACAATATGCTCCAGAGTTAAAAGCATGCATGTTTCCACACCAGCTATGTTTGGTCagccattctttttgttttttggtgGTATAATTACACCTGCTTCTTGTCCTGTGAATCTTAACTGGTGCGTAATcctttagcgtgtgtgtgtgtgtgtgtgtgtgtgtgtgtgtgtgtgtgtgtgtgtgtgtgttaatcctgAGTGGTGTGGTTAGCTGCTTCTGTTTAAACGCAAAGCGTTGTCGGGCTGCTGACCTTTGATGTCCACCTTCCCGGCGATCTCCATGGCGGTGGTCAGGTCCCACATCTGGATGCTGCCGTTGCCATGGCCACTGAAGAGGTAGCGTCGCGGTCGCGAGCCGATCCGGCTGGAGCCCTCACACTCGTGCACCATGAAGGCCGTGATGGACGTGCCGTCCACCGAGCGCACCTCACACACCCTgatagagaagaggacagggggtcaaaggtcactcgggaaatgacatcagagcATTCAGCCTCACTTCAGTATGATCTAATGTACAGGCCACACATGTTCTCTATGAACAGCCACCAGTCAGTTTCGCTCATTCTCGTGATGTATTGCTTTAACCCTAgttgtgacccctgaccttaaTCCAACCCTCGATGTAACCCTAGTTATATAAAAACAGGACATATGAAATCCCAAAAGATCAGAGAGTTGTAGGGTACATTtgactgtgtgactgacctCTTTCCGTTGGACGAGAGACGGACGTAGAGCTTGTCTGTGTCGGGTACCACTCTCTGGATAAACACCTGCTGGTCGTCTCTCTCCCCGTACGGACCTGCAGgggacacaggaacacacacgctctgtcAGTACTGCTAGAGGCCAACAGAATGGAACACTCCTGCACTGTCAGTACTGCTAGAGGCCAACAGAATGGAACACTCCTGCACTGTCAGTACTGCTAGAGTACTTCggatccctttctctctctctctctttctctctgtttctctctctttctctctctcgctctctctgactcaccaATCTCGATGCCGGCGGCACAACCCGCGTGTCCGTCGATGTCGTCCAGTGAGAGGATCTTGAAGGAGGAGTGTGGCGTGGAGCCCGGCTGGGTGGAGATCATCCCGCGGAAGCGCGTCACCGTCCAGGTACGCACGTGGTTGTTGTCcgcacacactgcaacacacacacacacacacacacacacacacacacacacttagaggaCTTCTACAGAAGGACCAGACGAGAATCAGAAGAAAGGAATACCTCGGACTAACCCAAGTCATCTGGGTCATTAACACATGCCATGTGTGGTATCTGGGGCATTAACACATGCTCTCCAGCCCAGGAGCACAGCTCAAATCACACGGCTTTGTCTGCTTAGAAAACACTGATTTCCTTACTGTGTGCATCACAACAAATTGGATTCCCTAACCCTATATGTCAAGCGCAGCACTGTAggctagtgtggtgtgtttacCTATCTATCAGATGAGGCTGGCGTGTACCTGAGATCAGGTGTTTCTCGGAGAGCATGATCTTGGTGACGGGGCTGCGGTGGACGGAGAAGGTCTGGAAGAGCTGCGGTCCGGAGCCGACGGTCTCTGGATGCTGCACTATCACACGCACCGTACCGGAGCTGGTGCCGTACGCGATCTCTATCCAGTTACCGCtgtcacctgacacacacacacagacacagacacagacacagacacacacacacaaaaacaaggcagacattcacgcacacacacacattgaccagTTAGGGTTGGCTGTTTGGTAATCAATTTCTGTGTTTATCTAACTACACTGGAAGCCTTTTATCCCCCTACAGGCTCCCTTGTTGCTATGGCAGCTTATACAAACTTAGTTCTGGGTTCTATTTCTTGTTGGTATGGCAGCTTATACAAACTTAGTTCTGGGTTCTTTACCTTGTTGCTATGGCAGCTTATACAAACTTAGTTCTGGGTTCTTTATCTTGTTGCTATGGCAGCTTATACAAACTTAGTTCTGGGTTCTATTTCTTGTTGGTATGGCAGGTTATAAACCCTCAGTTCTGGGTTCTATTTCTTGTTGGTATGGCAGCTTATACAAACTTAGTTCTGGGTTCTATTTCTTGTTGGTATGGCAGGTTATAAACCCTCAGTTCTGGGTTCTTTATCTTGTTGCTATGGCAGGTTATAGCTTATAGTACGACAGCTTATGTTTCCCACCCTCTGGTGTGGGCGGGACTTATTTGCGTTCTGTCTCTATTCTATTGGTTGATTAATTTTGATAGGGTCATTTCACAATAACccgagagagggggaaagagagagagagagagagagagagctgtgtgcgtgtgagagagagagagagggcgtgtgtgagagagagagatgtgagagagagagagagcaagcagacatgcaagtggaggaggaggaagactcAAACTGAAGCGCAGGACATTTGTGCGATCAACATCCTATTCtgagtgcagacagacagctttgagcagcagacagacagctttgagcaggagcagacagacagctttgagcaggagcagacagacagctttgagcaggagcaggcagacagctttgagcaggagcagacagacagctttgagcaggagcagacagacagctttgagcaggagcagacagacatCTTTGAGCAGAAGCAGACAGCTTTGAGCAGCAGACAGCTTTGAGTAAGAGCGGAGCGAACGTGCatgtgaggacagagagagagagagagacagagagagagagagagacagagagagagaggggaaagagagagagacagatagagagagagggaggaaagagagagagggaggaaagagagagggaggaaagagagagagagagagagagagagagggcaggggaaACATCACCAAATTTGAACATGAAATGAATAAATTCTCGAAGTGAAAGCCCATGCTCTTGATTAAAGATAGGAAACTCTATACCCCATAAGGACCACTAATAAACCATGAGCGGAGGGAGCTGCaccagtctctctgtgtgtgtgtgtgtgtgtgtgtgtgcgtgtgaaaggcAGTAAGAGGAGGGAATCACATTTCATAATACTTGTTTTGGGCGTGAGGTAGACGCTGAGGGCCGTGATGGCGTCCTCACTGGGGTCTCGGTACAGCTCCGTCACCAGCAGGTCATTGTCCTTCATCCGCAGAGGAAACTTCTGCACGTCTGAGGACAGACATACAggacagtcaacacacacacacacacaaacaaccctcAGGAACTCAAACTTAAAGAAGACGGCAAAATGAACCATCACACTAACGTgtgcacaccccccccacacacacacattcgggaCAGCCGTGTGAAACACAACCCAACTGGATAAGGAAGTATCGGTGATGGTGTGTTCAATATTCCTATTTAACCTCATTGGCCTTGTGGTCAGATAAAGGATGCAAGCGAACTAAGACAAACCAACACTAATCAATGGCAATCTCCACATGACCCAACACAACAGACGGTGATAACAGGAAGTCTCTGCGGGCTAAGGGCTGGGTCGTTTGTGAAGGTTTGCTAACTGATTGTTGTTCCCCATTTCAAATCACATGACCACAAAGCCGAACAAGCCCAAAGACACAACGGAGTACGAGACCTCAGGAGGATCACTTTTTTTCACAGAGACGAGCGGGCTTCATGtagacacactcgcacacaactTGCTTCcatccatcccataataacccCTGGGTGAGCGGCACTGAAGGCGTGGCAGTGCTGTACCTATGTAGTAGATGGAGCCATCTATCCCATAATAACCCCTGGGTGCTGTACCTATGTAGTACCATCTATCCCATAATAACCCCTGGGTGAGCGGCACTGAAGGCGTGGCAGTGCTGTACCTATGTAGTACCATCTATCCCATAATAACCCCTGGGTGCTGTACCTATGTAGCAGATGGAGTcatccatcccataataacccCTGGGTGCTGTACCTATGTAGCAGATGGAGCCATCTATCCCATAATAACCCCTGGGTGCTGTACCTATGTAGCAGATGGAGCCATCTATCCCATAATAACCCCTGGGTGCTGTACCTATGTAGTAGATGGAGCCGTCTATCCCATAATAACCCCTGGGTGCTGTACCTATGTAGTAGATGGAGCCGTCTATCCCATAATAACCCCTGGGTGCTGTACCTATGTAGTAGATGGAGCCATCTATCCCATAATAACCCCTGGGTGCTGTACCTATGTAGTAGATGGAGCCATCTATCCCATAATAACCCCTGGGTGCTGTACCTATGTAGTAGATGGAGCCATCTATCCCATAATAACCCCTGGGTGCTGTACCTATGTAGTAGATGGAGCCATCTATCCCATAATAACCCCTGGGTGCTGTACCTATGTAGTAGATGGAGCCGTTGTTGCAGCCCAGGATGAGGAAGGAGCCGGCCGTGTCGTAGCTGTTGATGGGAACCACGTCCTGATTCTTGGGGgataggagaggaagagaggagttaTCACTAAAaggaaccaccacacacacacacacacacacacacacacacacagagacacacacacacactctctctcttacacacacacaatatacggAGAGTGCTTTCTGGCTCTGAAAGTATGATCACAGCTGATCTTCAGCTGCTCAGGTgagaagggaatgagagaggttGTTGCTAGGTTACCTGCCAGTGTTTGGTGACGGCGTTCCACACCCCCACCTTGCCCGTGTGGCTGGTGGCGATGAGCTGGTTCCCCACGAAGAAGAGGGCTTCCACGGGCACGTTCAAGCTGAACACACCTGCGGGCACACCCAGGAGAGGGCGATTTGTACCGTCACCACAAGCAACGCTGGTTCAAAAAGCCTCTACAGGCAAACGCGGGAGAGACTGAAGGAAGCCATTCATTTCATCCTTATCCACATTTCCACAAGAACTTGACCTGGCAGAGCTTAACTTCACTTCACTTATTCTATTAATTCAATGTAatgctttttttctcctcccatACCTTCATCAGGCACAGACAATGGGCCACATAAATGGTTTAATTAACTATAACCAGCAGCATCGcgacctacaataaacaactaaacaaagtattattgcttttatttattacGATGATTATTTACTAAGATAAGTGCATAATTATCTCACACAACAGTCAATAAGGTTGTCTCCAAATGGATCTGTGAGTAAACAGGCAGTCAGTCTAGCCTCTAATCACGGACACTAACTACACGTCTCCCTCAGACAGCCGCCCTCTGGGCCAGCAGATGACGTCAGCATCCTATGCGATCCTACCCTGTCCTGATGCACTCTAAGACATGAGGAACAGACTGAGGTCTTTAGTGGAGCCTACAATTCCCTTTCTAACTGTGGGAGACCAGTGACTCTACAGATCACATCACCTCTCACAAACAGTCTGTATACCTCTAAAGCTGACTGGCAAGATGGCTCTACAGAGTGTGTCTTACAGAGGACTCCATGCAGAGCTGTTACAGTATAAAAGAGCAACGCTTTTTAAGCAATTTAGTAGCCACTACAACCAATGTCACACACAAGACGTGACTCTCTTCCTTGGAGAGAAATCTCCATCTCACCGATCTCATTGCCGTTGCCGTCAGGGCAGATGGCCCACAGGATGATCTCGGTGCCGGCGGCCACGGCCACCATCTTGTCGTTGTCCCCAAGCGAGCCGCCCATGACCTTGGCATTCAGCGCCACGCGGTCGATCACCCAGTCCAGCCGGGGGCTGGTGAACACCTGCTGCCAACCTGACGATTCCTTCATCCTgcacaaggggggggggaaatgaaaatggtaaacggtcaaaagtgtggctgtatttcgcagaAAAAGATTACAAcacgacgtgcagcaaatgcaacaaaatgcgtgtaaagggggagaaaaggcaagagtcaaaggcagatcagcaaccgcagactgaagactaaacggagatgccagcaaaactaaacctagtctcttaaaggggcaacaCAAGTTcatgtactcagtgtgttcaaataacaagattaagtatGAAGAAGACAGAAAATATAGGTacaaacaaatcagaaaatggtgaaatttcatgaaataaatgcaaacaaaataatgaaggcaaatatgctcatatttcggcaaaagaattgtgtgtgtgttttgtatttatttatatgtatttaagtatactgtaaactgttgttaacagttaatacattgttcatagtttgaagttaaaaagtttgaagctgtagtttgaagccaggtgttttgtatttatgtatatttatagtatactttAAAACGTTAATATATTGTTTAATTTGAAGAATCGACataaaagcctttctttaatgtcgtcaatcgtcgtttgtgtttttttttttttttttttttttaagtatcggtccaggcaccgtttaggcatcGGTATCGTTTTAAAGTATCgttttagcaccggtatcggaaaaaacctaAACGAAACCCATCCCTAAATCCCAGCACCTTGGAAGTGAGGTTGCACCAGACCTGCTCTCTTCCACATGATGGCCATCACACCACACTGAGCAGGTAACCAACAGAGAACAGCTCATCTTGTCCTCCTTTCAATGGGATGGAAAAATGGATGTCTCCAAATGTCACAACTCTAAGTGCTAGGGAGTTACCCCGGGGCACACAGGGACGCATACAGACTTCTCTCAAGGCAACAGAGAGGCTAAATAAGTGTAAGGGTTGCAAGCTGcaaatgtctgtgtgccttgAAGGAGACTCGTCCCCATGAGTAAGTGATGGAGCAGATGAACACAGAGAGGACCCAGGCGCTTGCTCACCTGTAGCAGACCACAAACTGGGCGTATGCCACGGCGATCCAGTTGTGATGACCACAGACGATGCGCACCATCCCTGCGTCGGCCCCGGAACCAGAGActggaagaaggagaagaagaaagatacCAATCAGTCAAACTCATCACCATAAAGATCATTCTGATTCTGTCTGATTTAGAGCTATACCTCACTGCCCACAGCAGAGGGAAAAACAGTataatcattattatcattattattaataataataataattattattattactgccTTTATCTTTCTGAATATAAGAACAGTATAATCATTATTACTGCCTTTATCTTTCTGAATATAAGAACAGTATAATCATTACTACTGCCTTTATCTTTCTTATTATTCGCTGTTGTATTTACAATTCTAAGTCATTTTacaagtcgctttggataaaagtgtctgctgcaAAAAACTATCTGCATAAGCGGCCTCTGTGGCGTGTAAACCATACATAACATAAACACTTCGGTGCCAACAGAACTCAGCAGGCTTCTCTCAGCACAGAACCACACAGTG
Coding sequences within:
- the shkbp1 gene encoding SH3KBP1-binding protein 1 isoform X2 → MARIGDIIHLNVGGKRFSTSKQTLTWVPDSFFSSLLSGRISTLKDETGAIFIDRDPSLFAPILNFLRTKELHPRSVDVHLLMHEAEFYGITPLVRKLQLCDELDRSSCGTVLFNGYLPPPVYPVKRRNRHSVAGPQFMGGRSGPVERAPVRRSNTMPPNLGNAGILGKAAMEERMLVSGSGADAGMVRIVCGHHNWIAVAYAQFVVCYRMKESSGWQQVFTSPRLDWVIDRVALNAKVMGGSLGDNDKMVAVAAGTEIILWAICPDGNGNEIGVFSLNVPVEALFFVGNQLIATSHTGKVGVWNAVTKHWQNQDVVPINSYDTAGSFLILGCNNGSIYYIDVQKFPLRMKDNDLLVTELYRDPSEDAITALSVYLTPKTSDSGNWIEIAYGTSSGTVRVIVQHPETVGSGPQLFQTFSVHRSPVTKIMLSEKHLISVCADNNHVRTWTVTRFRGMISTQPGSTPHSSFKILSLDDIDGHAGCAAGIEIGPYGERDDQQVFIQRVVPDTDKLYVRLSSNGKRVCEVRSVDGTSITAFMVHECEGSSRIGSRPRRYLFSGHGNGSIQMWDLTTAMEIAGKVDIKALGGPTEEELLELLDQCDLALTRTPDMSPAASLTHSSTPRTSTCSLVSQASERGVLLRGVAASLTGSLPRQAPAPLVPFCRPPQGQGQALGLSQASLSGSSVGGGSPLPSRGPNDALRRGSFAERCQERAKGAEAAGMGVCVDAVVAGRRSLAVSSELEARLGLRSPPALPCSSPSHPPPPHPHPPSPAAAVGPSSSASSSSSGASMRRSPSIVSSGSGPAPGPALSPTRSQTPVSPLRQPGPGPSPSTEAPPSDATSPASDSLVSPPATTPKPHMNETSF
- the shkbp1 gene encoding SH3KBP1-binding protein 1 isoform X1 — its product is MARIGDIIHLNVGGKRFSTSKQTLTWVPDSFFSSLLSGRISTLKDETGAIFIDRDPSLFAPILNFLRTKELHPRSVDVHLLMHEAEFYGITPLVRKLQLCDELDRSSCGTVLFNGYLPPPVYPVKRRNRHSVAGPQFMGGRSGPVERAPVRRSNTMPPNLGNAGILGKAAMEERMLVSGSGADAGMVRIVCGHHNWIAVAYAQFVVCYRMKESSGWQQVFTSPRLDWVIDRVALNAKVMGGSLGDNDKMVAVAAGTEIILWAICPDGNGNEIGVFSLNVPVEALFFVGNQLIATSHTGKVGVWNAVTKHWQNQDVVPINSYDTAGSFLILGCNNGSIYYIDVQKFPLRMKDNDLLVTELYRDPSEDAITALSVYLTPKTSIMKCDSGNWIEIAYGTSSGTVRVIVQHPETVGSGPQLFQTFSVHRSPVTKIMLSEKHLISVCADNNHVRTWTVTRFRGMISTQPGSTPHSSFKILSLDDIDGHAGCAAGIEIGPYGERDDQQVFIQRVVPDTDKLYVRLSSNGKRVCEVRSVDGTSITAFMVHECEGSSRIGSRPRRYLFSGHGNGSIQMWDLTTAMEIAGKVDIKALGGPTEEELLELLDQCDLALTRTPDMSPAASLTHSSTPRTSTCSLVSQASERGVLLRGVAASLTGSLPRQAPAPLVPFCRPPQGQGQALGLSQASLSGSSVGGGSPLPSRGPNDALRRGSFAERCQERAKGAEAAGMGVCVDAVVAGRRSLAVSSELEARLGLRSPPALPCSSPSHPPPPHPHPPSPAAAVGPSSSASSSSSGASMRRSPSIVSSGSGPAPGPALSPTRSQTPVSPLRQPGPGPSPSTEAPPSDATSPASDSLVSPPATTPKPHMNETSF